The Pygocentrus nattereri isolate fPygNat1 chromosome 2, fPygNat1.pri, whole genome shotgun sequence genome has a window encoding:
- the si:ch211-212k18.5 gene encoding sal-like protein 4, whose protein sequence is MSRRKQKRPQQLVNADPGGTLLAPQDDQLVVKSPSTSLASEATSSSSSSSSPSSLQDCQPPLAPRPSPGGLHAPSLPSENSSPPHWASHIAPYTTSLPNTHSSLSPDFPHPSLSSQTQSPPPVQQKSAHIPVHQPHSTITSPQMGISATTTNSSASSSSSSSLNAIPHPGSPSSVQQTPSSPPEEVQVPPTLAVLLEELRVLQQRQIHQMQMTEEICRQVLRLGGVIGNQDTAQGSLENHQRNSGSLSPSLSSSGPSQSTASPLPTALPTVIPQAVVAKPNISHTNGHRATYSSSSSTPSSSTSSLVTSVASVHPLSLSLGLPRYLHEKSPNTSLSHTSAVSFPTPSLLTSSLSQEQMPLSSAVGSSGGSLSSSAGRQQHICRFCGKVLSSDSSLQIHLRSHTGERPYQCPVCLSRFTTRGNLKAHFLRHREQNPELSLSLLPPALSEQSQSGSGTGVSQRRRKRRAEDEEPFGVKGGVGVPDGLALGFLSGPSSRLSPSSLPLPPSVDLALLSTAHSLLQLNRASAAAVVSASASVQSSSASTTSSSSSSALAGQLKGAKQQRFDENTPPHSTLHPSSPYSQLAHLPKILFPSGPSPHHPGLALLRPPHLPSPHPQLTFPFSPYPKPQTSSPSSSSPSSSTATSDTSKLQRLAQKLEKQPQSKLFSEDQSNGSTQASDISTTSSTLTISAYRREMMAALGLNPNPNSELSTQSISGSIPSLPSLAPNQCGICLRVLSCPRALRLHQATHLGERPFPCKLCGRSFSTKGSLRAHLATHRARPPNARTQNSCPLCQRKFTNAVVLQHHIRMHLGGQLPPEGNGDVGPEEEASQIGSVTLPKTIQSHPLNMSTTISSSTASTLQSSTVSRNTTSPDAHQAVESDQDPCDTPGTSPTPITDPALEKQDHTSSSTCDSPPANSSPVEEHPDSDAHPSIVSAYASSALKAHQNRCQTSAVVNGMIDDDENIPLSLCTRTSSQDSLPNNCDVSGAPNSTVVSGPKSSPDSAALDLSPALTPPSSPSLQPKPDLSGSQKTVPANVTGLNPEPRGGDFLSGTKKESLPSLANNGAPEEETGNVNLGDVEEAKKEEVTNPNVDVNPGIQVKDEEGIMVTQPNIPVIPSQPQRPEKPYSCAHCGKEYASRSGLKGHMKIHSGGTSTGANASAVALQPSEGNCKDSVESSPHSASGNLQKDTGNALEKSTEKVSPGEVPLATGGSADGGAESEDMA, encoded by the exons ATGTCGCGCCGTAAGCAAAAGCGACCCCAGCAGCTCGTGAACGCGGACCCGGGGGGCACGCTGCTGGCACCGCAAG ATGATCAGCTGGTAGTGAAGTCACCATCAACCTCTCTTGCCTCAGAAGCTACCTCatcttcctcatcctcctcatccCCCTCTTCTCTCCAAGATTGTCAGCCTCCATTGGCCCCGAGACCATCCCCTGGGGGCCTGCATGCTCCTTCGCTCCCCAGTGAAAACTCCTCTCCTCCCCACTGGGCCAGTCACATTGCCCCCTACACTACTTCTCTTCCCAACACCCACTCTTCTCTTTCCCCAGATTTCCCGCACCCATCCCTGTCCTCCCAGACTCAGTCCCCTCCTCCTGTCCAGCAAAAGTCTGCCCATATTCCTGTACATCAGCCTCACTCCACCATAACCTCTCCTCAGATGGGTATCTCTGCTACAACAACTAATTCctctgcctcctcctcctcatcatcatctcttAATGCCATTCCACACCCAGGCAGTCCCAGTTCCGTCCAACAGACCCCCTCCAGCCCACCAGAGGAGGTACAAGTGCCACCAACTTTAGCCGTCCTCTTAGAGGAGCTTAGGGTCTTGCAGCAAAGACAGATCCACCAGATGCAAATGACTGAGGAAATCTGTAGGCAGGTTCTGCGCCTGGGTGGAGTCATCGGCAATCAGGATACAGCTCAAGGATCTTTAGAGAACCACCAGAGAAACTCCGGATCACTCTCCCCATCGCTATCCTCATCAGGTCCTTCACAGTCCACAGCTTCTCCTCTACCTACAGCTCTTCCAACAGTGATCCCACAGGCTGTTGTTGCAAAGCCCAACATCTCTCATACTAATGGACATAGAGCTACATATTCCTCTTCATCATCCACACCCTCTTCTTCCACATCATCGCTTGTCACCTCAGTAGCTTCAGTGCACCCCCTGTCTCTGTCGCTGGGTCTTCCCCGTTACCTCCATGAAAAATCCCCAAATACCTCACTGAGTCATACCAGTGCTGTTAGTTTCCCCACTCCTTCACTGCTCACCTCCAGCCTCTCTCAGGAGCAGATGCCCCTCAGCTCTGCTGTGGGATCTTCAGGTGGTTCACTGAGCTCTTCTGCAGGGCGCCAGCAGCATATCTGTCGCTTTTGTGGAAAGGTGCTGAGCAGTGACTCCTCCTTGCAGATCCACCTAAGGTCTCACACAGGTGAAAGGCCTTACCAATGTCCTGTCTGCCTCAGTCGCTTTACTACACGTGGGAACCTCAAGGCCCACTTTCTGCGCCACCGGGAGCAGAACCCAgagctttctctctcccttctcccaCCTGCCCTGTCAGAGCAGAGCCAATCAGGATCTGGCACTGGGGTGAGTCAGAGACGCAGGAAACGTCGTGCCGAAGATGAAGAGCCTTTTGGGGTTAAAGGTGGGGTGGGTGTGCCTGATGGCTTGGCTCTCGGTTTCCTATCTGGGCCATCTTCTCGCCTATCTCCTTCCTCTCTGCCATTGCCGCCCAGCGTAGATCTTGCCCTGTTGTCCACTGCCCATTCCCTGCTGCAGCTTAATCGTGCCTCTGCTGCAGCAGTAGTCTCTGCTTCAGCAAGTGTACAGTCCTCTTCTGCATCCACCActtcctcttcatcttcctcgGCCTTGGCAGGCCAGTTGAAGggtgctaaacagcagaggttTGATGAGAACACACCTCCACACTCTACTTTGCATCCCAGTTCTCCATACTCCCAGTTGGCCCACCTCCCTAAAATCCTCTTCCCCTCTGGTCCCTCTCCCCACCATCCTGGTTTGGCTCTACTCCGCCCTCCTCACCttccctccccccacccccagctTACTTTCCCCTTCTCCCCTTACCCCAAACCCCAGACTTCTTCTCCCTCATCTTCCTCTCCATCCTCATCGACTGCTACCTCTGACACCTCAAAACTCCAGAGGCTGGCTCAGAAGCTGGAGAAGCAGCCTCAATCAAAATTGTTCAGTGAAGACCAGAGTAATGGTAGCACCCAGGCCAGTgacatatcaacaacatccagtACTCTTACTATCTCAGCATACAGAAGGGAAATGATGGCAGCCTTGGGcctaaaccctaaccccaacAGTGAGCTGAGCACCCAGAGCATTTCAGGGTCTATTCCCTCCCTGCCCTCTCTGGCACCTAACCAGTGTGGGATATGCCTGCGTGTGCTTAGTTGTCCCAGGGCACTACGCCTTCATCAAGCCACACATCTAGGCGAGCGCCCTTTTCCTTGCAAGCTTTGTGGCCGCTCCTTCTCCACCAAGGGCAGTCTGCGGGCTCATCTGGCCACCCACAGAGCACGACCGCCCAATGCACGCACCCAAAATTCTTGTCCGCTATGTCAGCGTAAGTTTACTAATGCTGTGGTGCTACAGCATCACATTCGGATGCATTTGGGGGGTCAGTTGCCTCCAGAGGGGAATGGAGATGTGGGACCAGAGGAAGAAGCTAGTCAAATAGGTAGTGTCACTCTGCCTAAGACCATCCAGTCTCATCCTCTTAATATGAGTACTACTATTTCATCTTCAACTGCTAGCACACTACAGTCAAGCACGGTTTCTAGAAATACTACATCACCTGATGCACATCAAGCAGTAGAGTCGGATCAAGATCCCTGTGACACACCAGGTACAAGCCCAACTCCAATCACTGATCCAGCCCTAGAGAAGCAAGACCACACTAGTTCTTCCACTTGTGACAGCCCCCCTGCTAACTCTTCTCCAGTAgaagaacatcctgacagtgaTGCTCACCCTAGCATTGTTAGTGCTTATGCCTCCAGTGCTCTTAAAGCCCATCAAAACAGGTGTCAGACCAGTGCTGTAGTAAATGGTATGATAGATGATGATGAGAACATTCCTCTGTCCCTTTGTACCAGAACCAGTTCTCAGGACTCTCTGCCCAACAACTGTGATGTCTCAGGGGCTCCCAATTCTACAGTGGTCAGTGGCCCAAAATCCAGCCCAGATTCTGCAGCTCTTGATCTTTCCCCTGCACTCACACCCCCCTCCAGCCCTTCCCTTCAACCCAAGCCAGATTTAAGTGGTTCACAGAAAACAGTGCCTGCAAATGTAACCGGTCTGAATCCTGAACCCAGAGGAGGAGACTTCCTATCAGGCACTAAAAAAGAATCTTTGCCCTCTTTAGCCAATAATGGAGCTCCAGAGGAGGAGACTGGGAACGTGAATCTTGGGGATGTTGAAGAGGCCAAGAAGGAGGAAGTGACTAACCCAAATGTGGACGTGAATCCTGGGATTCAGGTTAAGGATGAGGAAGGGATTATGGTGACTCAACCAAATATCCCAGTTATCCCTTCACAGCCCCAACGCCCTGAGAAACCCTACAGCTGTGCACACTGTGGCAAAGAATATGCCAGCCGCAGTGGACTAAAG GGTCACATGAAAATCCACAGTGGAGGAACAAGCACTGGGGCGAATGCTTCAGCTGTTGCTCTGCAGCCTTCAGAGGGAAACTGTAAGGACTCTGTGGAGTCAAGTCCTCATTCAGCTAGTGGCAACCTTCAAAAAGACACTGGAAATGCACTGGagaaaagcacagagaaagtaTCCCCAGGAGAGGTTCCTCTAGCTACTGGTGGATCAGCAGATGGAGGGGCAGAGTCTGAGGACATGGCCTAA
- the LOC108428548 gene encoding E3 ubiquitin-protein ligase CCNB1IP1, whose protein sequence is MSVCDYSLLCNFPKCRAKLSGFAWTTACSHIFCDQHGSGEFSRTPAICPACSSALSGKLDIVRTELSPSEQYKTMVLVGLRPETVLDISHRALAFWTYQVNQERLLMEYSLSRAEIQVAQMETVMAQQNQTRELEMNALREEIISLNKRVEEYKCKYSEVSELLTKKNRQYQKLQGLFEALRLRTMSPVERDGLHHASQAFTTGLVRQHSLQSSPPFLAVRPEVDRLFSLEPESFKSFFQFNSPPREKGHSFIKKH, encoded by the exons ATGTCCGTGTGCGACTACAGTTTACTCTGTAATTTCCCGAAGTGCCGAGCCAAGCTGAGCGGGTTCGCCTGGACGACGGCCTGTTCTCACATCTTCTGTGATCAGCACGGCTCTGGAGAGTTCAGCCGGACCCCTGCCATCTGCCCTGCTTGTTCCTCTGCGCTGTCTGGCAAATTGGACATTGTACGCACAGAGCTTTCTCCCTCTGAGCAGTACAAGACGATGGTTTTAGTCGGATTACGGCCTGAGACAGTTCTGGATATCAGTCATCGAGCGCTGGCGTTTTGGACCTATCAG GTAAACCAAGAAAGGCTGCTGATGGAGTACAGCTTGTCTCGGGCTGAGATACAAGTCGCGCAGATGGAGACGGTGATGGCGCAGCAGAACCAGACCAGAGAGCTCGAGATGAATGCCCTGAGAGAGGAGATTATATCACTAAACAAG AGGGTGGAGGAGTATAAGTGCAAGTACAGTGAAGTTTCAGAGCTTCTGACAAAGAAAAATAGACAGTACCAAAAGCTTCAAGGGCTGTTTGAGGCATTGCGGTTGCGGACCATGTCGCCTGTTGAAAGAGATGGACTGCACCATGCCTCCCAGGCTTTCACCACAG GGTTGGTTAGACAGCACTCTCTTCAAAGCAGTCCTCCTTTTCTGGCTGTGAGACCAGAGGTTGATAGGCTGTTCTCTTTAGAACCAGAGAGCTTCAAAAGTTTTTTCCAGTTTAACTCTCCACCAAGAGAGAAAGGTCATTCCTTCATCAAGAAACACTAA
- the ttc5 gene encoding tetratricopeptide repeat protein 5 isoform X2 translates to MELVDGLYHFRDHYFETHSVEDASRKQNDVTEEMNKTLKRLEEKEELYKHSAQYLLLRGRCLNITPQFSRAAEESLSRAVKLEPGLVEGWNTLGEQYWKKGDLIAAKTCFTGALQQSKNKVSLRNLSMVLRQLPPEGGAQDQGKRIMESVDLARQAVQLDVTDGTSWYILGNAYISLFFSSGQNPQMSQQALSAYSQAEKIDKASALNADLHFNRSTLFQYEEMFSSALAGYSRAAALDPGWEEPPEREKQLLDYLNQVTSLIENKGKVKARRLRNMLSSLSVSALGPCASPEFRSPTGRIGSLVPCSFSDLTHGHNAGAAALGKVVFSLATEGRMAFTFGMVDGEETCCVVMVYNISDGWGVLIGDTVVIPEPQVKRHSITHNDKTYNFRSIRVDSPLLLIVNGKRQAMQSQTATSVSYKPHTE, encoded by the exons ATG GAACTCGTGGATGGACTGTATCACTTTAGGGATCACTATTTTGAAACGCACAGCGTGGAGGATGCCAGTAGAAAACAGAATGATGTTACCGAGGAGATGAACAAGACACTGAAGAGgctggaggagaaggagg AGCTCTACAAACACAGTGCCCAATACCTGCTCCTGCGGGGCCGGTGTCTGAACATAACTCCACAGTTCAGTCGGGCAGCAGAAGAAAGTCTCTCTCGGGCAGTAAAGTTGGAGCCAGGTTTGGTAGAAGGGTGGAACACACTAGGTGAGCAGTACTGGAAGAAAGGAGACTTGATTGCTGCAAAGACCTGCTTCACAGGGGCTCTACAACAG TCCAAGAACAAGGTGTCTTTGAGGAATCTCTCCATGGTGCTGAGGCAGCTTCCGCCAGAAGGAGGCGCTCAAGACCAAGGCAAACGTATCATGGAAAGTGTGGACCTGGCCAGACAGGCTGTGCAGCTTGACGTCACAGACGGAACGTCCTGGT ACATCTTAGGGAATGCCTACATCTCCCTGTTCTTCTCCAGTGGACAGAATCCTCAGATGTCTCAGCAAGCTCTTAGTGCCTATTCACAAGCT GAGAAAATTGACAAAGCATCAGCTTTGAATGCTGATCTACACTTCAATAGGTCCACG CTCTTCCAGTACGAGGAgatgttcagttcagctttggCTGGGTACAGTCGGGCTGCTGCTCTTGACCCTGGCTGGGAAGAgcctccagagagagagaagcagttGCTGGACTATCTGAATCAAGTCACTAGTTTAATAGAGAATAAG ggGAAAGTGAAAGCACGGCGCTTGCGTAATATGCTGTCCTCTCTGAGCGTGTCTGCTTTGGGTCCATGTGCCTCTCCTGAGTTTCGCTCCCCCACAGGCCGCATAGGAAGCCTGGTACCCTGCTCTTTCTCAGATCTTACGCATGGCCACAATGCAGGTGCTGCAGCCCTTGGAAAAGTAGTCTTCAGCCTGGCCACAGAGGGTCGAATGGCCTT TACATTTGGGATGGTGGATGGCGAGGAAACATGTTGTGTGGTGATGGTTTATAACATATCAGATGGCTGGGGCGTCTTAATAGGAGACACAGTAGTCATTCCAGAACCACAAGTCAAACGGCATAGTATAACACACAATGATAAG ACCTACAATTTCCGGAGTATACGTGTGGACTCTCCTCTGCTGCTCATTGTCAATGGAAAGAGACAAGCAATGCAAAGCCAAACAGCAACTTCTGTCAGTTACAAACCACATACTGAATAA
- the ttc5 gene encoding tetratricopeptide repeat protein 5 isoform X1, translating to MAEVDNDGEQKTADKDDLEVLKELVDGLYHFRDHYFETHSVEDASRKQNDVTEEMNKTLKRLEEKEELYKHSAQYLLLRGRCLNITPQFSRAAEESLSRAVKLEPGLVEGWNTLGEQYWKKGDLIAAKTCFTGALQQSKNKVSLRNLSMVLRQLPPEGGAQDQGKRIMESVDLARQAVQLDVTDGTSWYILGNAYISLFFSSGQNPQMSQQALSAYSQAEKIDKASALNADLHFNRSTLFQYEEMFSSALAGYSRAAALDPGWEEPPEREKQLLDYLNQVTSLIENKGKVKARRLRNMLSSLSVSALGPCASPEFRSPTGRIGSLVPCSFSDLTHGHNAGAAALGKVVFSLATEGRMAFTFGMVDGEETCCVVMVYNISDGWGVLIGDTVVIPEPQVKRHSITHNDKTYNFRSIRVDSPLLLIVNGKRQAMQSQTATSVSYKPHTE from the exons ATGGCTGAAGTTGACAACGATGGTGAGCAGAAAACAGCAGACAAAGATGATTTGGAAGTTTTAAAG GAACTCGTGGATGGACTGTATCACTTTAGGGATCACTATTTTGAAACGCACAGCGTGGAGGATGCCAGTAGAAAACAGAATGATGTTACCGAGGAGATGAACAAGACACTGAAGAGgctggaggagaaggagg AGCTCTACAAACACAGTGCCCAATACCTGCTCCTGCGGGGCCGGTGTCTGAACATAACTCCACAGTTCAGTCGGGCAGCAGAAGAAAGTCTCTCTCGGGCAGTAAAGTTGGAGCCAGGTTTGGTAGAAGGGTGGAACACACTAGGTGAGCAGTACTGGAAGAAAGGAGACTTGATTGCTGCAAAGACCTGCTTCACAGGGGCTCTACAACAG TCCAAGAACAAGGTGTCTTTGAGGAATCTCTCCATGGTGCTGAGGCAGCTTCCGCCAGAAGGAGGCGCTCAAGACCAAGGCAAACGTATCATGGAAAGTGTGGACCTGGCCAGACAGGCTGTGCAGCTTGACGTCACAGACGGAACGTCCTGGT ACATCTTAGGGAATGCCTACATCTCCCTGTTCTTCTCCAGTGGACAGAATCCTCAGATGTCTCAGCAAGCTCTTAGTGCCTATTCACAAGCT GAGAAAATTGACAAAGCATCAGCTTTGAATGCTGATCTACACTTCAATAGGTCCACG CTCTTCCAGTACGAGGAgatgttcagttcagctttggCTGGGTACAGTCGGGCTGCTGCTCTTGACCCTGGCTGGGAAGAgcctccagagagagagaagcagttGCTGGACTATCTGAATCAAGTCACTAGTTTAATAGAGAATAAG ggGAAAGTGAAAGCACGGCGCTTGCGTAATATGCTGTCCTCTCTGAGCGTGTCTGCTTTGGGTCCATGTGCCTCTCCTGAGTTTCGCTCCCCCACAGGCCGCATAGGAAGCCTGGTACCCTGCTCTTTCTCAGATCTTACGCATGGCCACAATGCAGGTGCTGCAGCCCTTGGAAAAGTAGTCTTCAGCCTGGCCACAGAGGGTCGAATGGCCTT TACATTTGGGATGGTGGATGGCGAGGAAACATGTTGTGTGGTGATGGTTTATAACATATCAGATGGCTGGGGCGTCTTAATAGGAGACACAGTAGTCATTCCAGAACCACAAGTCAAACGGCATAGTATAACACACAATGATAAG ACCTACAATTTCCGGAGTATACGTGTGGACTCTCCTCTGCTGCTCATTGTCAATGGAAAGAGACAAGCAATGCAAAGCCAAACAGCAACTTCTGTCAGTTACAAACCACATACTGAATAA